AGGCGGAGCAGGGGATGAACGTGGCTCGGGTGGCCGCTCTGCGAGCGGGGCTGCCCGTGACCACCTGCGGGCAGACCATCAACCGCTTCTGCTCCTCGGGGCTGCAGGCCATCGCCATCGCCGCCTACCAGGTGATGAGCGGGCAGGTGGACGTGGCCCTAGCCGGCGGCGTGGAGTCCATGTCCCTGGTGCCCATGGGCGGCAACA
The Armatimonadota bacterium genome window above contains:
- a CDS encoding beta-ketoacyl synthase N-terminal-like domain-containing protein, with amino-acid sequence MREALIVSAVRTAVGKAPRGTLKDTRPDELASAVIREAVRRVPGLSGEQVEDVVLGCAFPEAEQGMNVARVAALRAGLPVTTCGQTINRFCSSGLQAIAIAAYQVMSGQVDVALAGGVESMSLVPMGGN